From the genome of Tachypleus tridentatus isolate NWPU-2018 chromosome 6, ASM421037v1, whole genome shotgun sequence:
aaaatcaacagaAGTTCGAGATGAAAGGGTTGTGCAATAAAATGTTACAGTACCAAAGCTATTTCAATAGTAATTGTACATGCGCAGTGTTTCTgcaaatgttctgtttcaagggcaaaaaaaccaaaattacgagtaacaaatatttttatttcttacttttaaagttcatatgttACGGTTTGTTGAAGCCTACAGATTGCTCAATTATTCTCGCGATTCATGGTGTGCGCATATTCTTACCTCACGACGGTAAAAAGTGTCACATTAATCGTTCTTTATGTGACGTTAGTTTAgcgtctactgactgactgacagataacacactactgtacaATAAAGCAAGTAGTTAAAACGGATAGCCCTCTTTTGGTAAAATAACGCCAAGGTAGAATTCTCATATTAAGAAAACACCGATCACTTGgtgaaaagaaaatgttatgtaAAGTATGGGAACTGCAATTGTTTTCAAGTATGCAGTAAAGAAATATGCCTTAAAACACTTAGCATATTCTGTTGGAAGTAAGTTTATAGACCTAgaatgctaaaatttgggtttccattccctgtggtggacacagcagatagcccaatgttgttgtgttatgatccaaacaaataaaacacttgactttttaaaacacacaatgtGGCATTCAGCATATAATACAAAACTCACGGTTTATCACATAAATCAATCGTacgttattttacaattattttgaatatgaaaataatgaaatggtATAACTCTTCCTATAATGGAAAACAAACGAAAGCATGATTGCTTATTCTTAAATAcctcgttttttgttgtttttttcacgaAATCAACTTAAATATTGATTACGTGTATACAAAAAATATTCGTAAActttttgttaaactgaagatgaccaaggaaggtcgaaacgttattttgtattttattttaataaacgttttaatacccataccagccgttctgagatacatttttatttcaagtgggtttctcgtcaagaaaatactttaataacaacaacaaaaaaaacgtaTAAAATTGCTGTGTaacagaatgtatcagaactacgtATTTATATTGTTTGGCTTTACATAAGAAAGATAACTTGCTTTTGGAAATGGTGTGTTATGTAAAAGCTCTTTCCAGTTGGAAACGTCCATACACTCAGATTATAAAGATGCGTTCAAATCAGGAACTTAGAATTTTCAAAACGGGGATATTTCTTGTGCTAAATAGCATTAGAAAATgccccccagtgacacaacggtatgcCTTTGGACTCGTacctctaaaaaccgggttttgatacctgtggtaggcagagcacagatagtccattgtgtagctttgtgcttaattcaaaagataTTAACATTAGAAAACAGATGAATACGGATCAAGCAGAAATAAACCTgcaacaagtatacaaatagtgGTCTCTTTAACAAGTGAGGAAACAAGACACGGGGAAAATTCTTTGAAGATCTTCATCTGGAAAAGGGATAAAAGTTACATTAATACAAGTTGATACCATGACTTGTGTCAAGTAGCTGGACACTGAAACCATATTCGTGTTATGGCACATGAAGACGTACAGGTCAAGTTGTCGGACGCAACCCCTAATGTTTAATTATCGGACTGAGTTCTCGTCCACTAGATGGAATGTGGAAACCATGAAGGGAGCAGTAGTGTGCTTTGGACATAACAGCTTTCTGTAAAAGAAACTACAGAGCATGGCTAGTGCCATGATGCACGGTCGACAGTTACAACCTGGCCGTACGTAGCGACTTGGACTGTAATGACTTGATTAGGTTCCAAAATCATTATAATTTAACCAAGTTAATATCTGTAAACATAAGAACACGCGAAGTAACAGCTACTTAAGATAGAAGgcgtaaaactacaaaataatggGTTATATAGTTGTAACAGAGTGGAAGTAAAAAAATCGGAATATCTGTATTGTACAGTAGTATGACAAAACAGCAGCACCAGGTGTGCAGCCATAAATAACGGTTAGTACTAATAATAGAAcagtattataaaagtaatagaaaCAAACCTATGTTACAGAGCTTGTAATAATAACAACGTGCAGTTTCtgataactattttaaaaatatcgttaaaatatactgttgtagATAGTCTGTGAGATAAATTACAAGTGTAACCGACACTCTAGGCTTAACGTTCTGTACATGGTGGCCCATAAGTCcgtacccatccatatgttattatgttatattcaattacgcatgtattataaacgtgtttcttttttatcagagaaatatggccgatgtaagcccatttacacttgaagagcgtattgtggcATAatcgtcgcataatattatgcagcgagaatgagggacagcacacagatacactggatacatgagatatatggatgggtagggacttacgatcCACCGTGTACATTAATGCAAGTACTTCATATGTTTCGCATCAAGCCAATACCAAACTTTTAAGTGTAATCTTCCATGTATTGCacataaatacaataacattatcACTTTCCTCACGCATGTGTTGTACCCAACACGTTTTATACTGACGCAGTTAATATAGTAACTATGAAACACTCGCGAGACTTCTACATCTTAAGATGACTCAAAACCTCTGCTTATTTTGCTACTTGCTTGTAGTCTATTACTAAATATTCTTAGGGCAAATCGCTTTAAGTGTTGACCAACTGTGGCTGGGTTGTTTAGCTAACTGAAACCTTTCATATGTTTGAGAATTATTGCTTCTCGCACGTTCGACCAACTAAAATCATTCGTAAATTTTAGTAGATTTTCATAAGTACGTAGAGCTGGGCGTATCTTATTGTTTGGCGTGCCAAGTCTGAAAAGCCGTAGGCTCGTAGTTGTTCGTGACCCCTTACGTCAAAAGCGCACTCCGCCTTGGAGGTGGGGGTGTTGAGTTACTCGCATCTCTTTCGTCTCTCTTTAAAGAGACAGCGATCCTCGGATATTGCTTGACGTAAATTTACGTTAAgatctaaaacaaacataataactcGAGCACTAATTCTAACAACTCATAAAAAAGATGGTTACATAACTTATCCGCCCATATATCTTCTTAGAAGGTTGATTACATGATTGTTCAAAAGGATTTGTGAAACAGAACGTTCGGCATTAGGACAAAtgttttgtctgttgtttttcTATCTTAACTCGTAacatgaagtaaaacaaacaagataatatataaaaacaagaaaatcgaTACTGTTTGTCTAAAGATATAGTTGTTGCGAACCTAACAAAGACAACGTGAGACGACTGTCATTCTAGTGTTAGAAACGTGTATATTTCTGTCACTGTAAAAGTCTAaaaaaactacaatttttttCAAGTATGCAGTAAAGAAATATGCCTTAAAACACTTAGCATTTTCTGttgggatggaagtatgtttATAGACCTAGAATGCTAAAAGTTGGGTTTCCattccctgtggtggacacaaTGTTCTGCTTCATATATGTGTACAGTGGAGCGCCGGTAAgtcgcggtatttggggggtcaacctgcttaaccgcggcttaaactaTTGTGACTGAAaaccgaagtcgccaacagctccgccgaggagcctcatccgggccattgcgtgatcattatatcggattatcgaattaaaaataatactttaattattgatcacttttttcacaaatttatcgcggattaactttaatgtatggagaggtgtgattcggtaacaatggcggcctccataaagctgattTAGATAGCGGATAaagtagattaacggtcgatttctattgtaatatattttatttatttccctaattaaagcaaatcctttttaaatatccccttgaagttataaagccaggattaaattcgtaagccgcgtttttacacgttcttaaattagcggtgagccgcgataatcctcgctcacatcgctcacaagacttgctacagcggcttaagcgatttcgcggtttgcTGGTCCGCTGcataatggcgctccactgtactccAGATGTTCTGTTTCATATATGTGTACTCCTGATGTTGTTCTGCTTCATGTATGTGTACTCCTGATGTTGTTCTGCTTCATATATGTGTACTCCTGATGTTGTTCTGCTTCATATATGTGTACTCCTGATGTTGTTCTGCTTCATGTATGTGTACTCCTGATGTTGTTCTGCTTCATATATGTGTACTCCTGATGTTGTTCTGCTTCATATGTGTGTACTCCTGATGTTGTTCTGCTTCATATGTGTGTACTCCTGATGTTGTTCTGCTTCATATGTGTGTACTCCTGATGTTGTTCTCATCAATTCCAAAGGCGATGGTATTAAAATACTACCGACTTCAAAGTACAAAGTACGTACTAAACTTGAGGCGTGTTGAGTGACCATTTTACGACTCTGATCGAATCAGACTAGCTGACATCTCTGGTATCTCGTTCAGAGAGATAGCTATGCTCAGACACTGCTTAGCGTATATTTACGCTcatatctgaaacaaataaacatagtaaCTCGGACACTAATTCTAATTCAACCATACAGCTTCTTAGGTCGAAGTCGTGTCATTTTTCGCCCACTTTTCCAATCTGGTATTAATCATTGTTATTATACTATGTCACAGTCAAAGATACGATTTTAACATATTCTTTGCCTGATAGTTACAATGTACCATGGAAGATGTTTCCTGCATGAGCCGTGTGTAATACGGGAAGTTTACCTTTAATGAAAGTTATACTCGTGTTCGTTGCGTCATTGAAATAGACGTCACTTCTCCCGCTGTTTACACTCGTGTTTCCTCTCGCTACCTGTATGAAACTTTTTAAGATGTCAAGACTGTAAATAAGTAGATAGTTATTCATTTTCAGTACCAATAGGGTCACATATTTGTTCAGCTATTAATAAATCGTCACATAGTTAACTGTTCATCTCGTGTAATACTGAGCTAATAAAGACAGTAAACTGTCACGTTTCTGCAACTAATGTTAACATTTCTCTGTCCTTAGCATGCATTAATAACCAAcatgattaataaaatgttttattcatacattattttttccttatataattatattgacAACTTTCCGAATTCGTGTTTCtcacaataaaatatatcactcaGCATTTGTTCATTCACTTCTTTTCCTTTAATTTGACCATTATATATCAGAAGATTGACCTTGTCCGATAGTAGTGATCAGGCTACAGACACTAACTGGACCCTCTTTCCTTCTTGTGTGAATAAATCTAGGTTGGCTGAGGAAAGATACGACATTTTATGTTGACACAGTTTTTATGATGTATAGACACCTGCCACCCATTGACTTGGCGTTAACTTTGAAAGTTTATAACGTAAAAACAAAACCCTGTTTTGGTACTCGtggtgagcacaacacagatagcccaatatgtagTTTTGTATCTAAGAAACAAAGACTCCAGCGAAAGAGTTGCACTAAATcaatggaaaataaatattattttgtaaactagCAAATGATTAAGAaattagaatgaaaataaatttatcttaaaataataaaaacagcctTCCCCGTGGTGCAGTTGTAAGTCTATTAATTTATAAAGctataaaaagtttcaatactcgtggtgagtATAGCACAGAAaccactgtgtatctttgtgcttaagataaaaagcaaaaataaagaTAACTGGAGTAGGAGTTTAAATCTGAAGAAAAATTGGTGAAGAAAGTAAATTATTTGGACGGACAAAAATGGCAATTTCGTGTTCAGAATGCTCTAGATAAACAGATTCTCTAATAATAAATCTAAGAAATGAAGGTCAAATACGATCTAATGCTACTGAAGATACGTGAAGACACGTACCACGTAGAAGCTGAAAcggaaaaatcattttaaaaaatcaataaattagaGTGATTCAAGTAACATATTAGGTGACCTTCGACACAGTAGAAacagtttaatttgaaatattcaagGACGGCAGAAACAAAATGAGTGAAAGATTCGAAGGAAAATTCATTAGAAGATGGAACAAATGAGAGAATGATTGATAGATAAAAGATCACGAGACTCTGGTATATtttggagaaaataaaaatttatcttaagAGATGGGAGAAAGAAATTGAATGGAATCAATGAGCAACGGACAAAATGATTGTCACATGAATCTGAATTAGCAAATAAGAAATCAGCCGCCATTTGTCTTTTCATAACAAAATTTGTATAcacgttgttgttatttttttacgcTTCATATTTCTTATCATATAAGACAGCAAACAAAACTTTCTACGTCAGTCTGATTTTTATATCGTATCTCAGTGAACgtgttttttaaaactatgttttttagAAGTATGTTTATTCTTCTTTGCCAGAACATAGCCTCATTCTGTCAACTTCGTTCAGCTATAACTCACTGAGAAACATCATCAAGTTATCATTTAAGAGACCGTTCTGCTTGAAGGACAAGACGCGGTGAGACTTTATGCTATACACACGAAGTACTGTAAGTTAGGAACGGTGCATAGTACTACTACCAACGACCATTCTCTTATGCTTAGGTCTCAGTATATTTATCCGGTATCTGTCCTTGGGCGTCagttactttcttttctgttataTTAAGCCAACTATGATAAAAGTTGTACTGCCAGACTTTACAACCAGGCAGTTTACCCACAGTTCCAAAGCGTTTGTCAACTTCATCTCTCGCCATTTCAGTTTAAAGGTACTGGACAGTTTTAGTTTTCAGCGGGTCGTGTGATTGATACGCCTTCAGCTTACTAGGTATTTGCTGAGCAAAAGGAACAATAGCTATTAGAAGCGAGAGGTATGAGTGTAAACTGATATTTTGACGGATAAATAGTGCGTCTAGCTCCGCGTATACGTGTCTAACAGCGACGCTTTCTACGGTTCTTACGTAGCCGTGCTGTTATTGTAACGAGGAGAAACGGACGTAGATTCGTCCACAGCGCCCGCGAGCTTCTTTGTAGCGGACGAATGTTCGGTGTTTCTCTCTACAGGTGTTCACTTCCCGTTGTATCCTTCCGCAGTAAACTGTTAAAACTGAGCTTCAGtttctgttaatttttattactgaACCGATGTTAATTATTCTAACTAGATTATCAGCGCGAGTGAACTAGTAAGAACAAGAAACCTTCTCTTTTCAAGATTCAGTTTGCTTAGTATTGCAGTAACACGTGTTTTTTACCGGCATGTTTTGGCACTTTTTTATTCAGAGGAATAACATGATACGTTAACATTCACCAAGCCACGGAAATGATGTGAAGGAATGTCAACAGCCTACGTCTGAAACCAAACTTAACAGAGAAATAAAAGATATCGCACCAGCATCATAATCCTATAGATTCTAGCCTGAATTTCGAAACATTAAACTTGGAGATGGTGTAGATCCTAGCATAGATTTGAAGACATTATCACCTACCCAAAACATCTGTCTTTTATTTGTTCCTGGTATAAACCGAAGACATCGTTTCCTACACCAGTTtaccaaaaagaaagaaaacaaaccgGTAATTGTAGGTTTACCTTCGGtcattccttttttttattaaagtcgAAAATATTTGTTTCGTGGTTTTACTCGAACTTCAAAGATTTTCTAACCTTCTACTGAAATGGATATAAggtaaacaatacattaaaaccaCTATGAAACCACGTGATCTTTTGTAACTTACCTATGAGTGGTGATCAGTCATGTTTGACGTCTTATAAACAGTGGTGTGTGCTCACGTTATCAGAAGTGCTGTGTTAAAATTTAGGCAAAGCCAGTTTCGCTACGGAAGAAACGTGGAATTTTTGAGACCTCGTAATGAAATATGCGAGTATAACTTGATTGTAATGTTAAACTTCTAGTTACCTGCTTCTGTGAAGACAGTGAAATAGATGCTTTAAGAGCATGTACGTGTAATTATGGAAAGATACATGAAGTTAAGGATATAATAGTAATGATCAACACGTGCACACAACCATACTGTGTTCATTTTCATTGATGATACAAATATAACGAAGACATAGTGTATTCACTATGCCTCACGTGATACACATTATATGTGCGTGTGTAACCGCGTCTCTGGGCCTCGTATTTAACGGGTACATTATGATTGTATTATTATGGCATAACCAGGGTCACGTCCAGAGGCCTAACAACATTCTACTTCTTCACCTATCTCTGGTGGACACAGTGTTCTGTCTAGTGTCCCTCGTCTCTTCCTGCGTCTTTGCGGTCGTGGTGCCAATCGATTCTACTCCCGTGGGATGCACTTTCCACGGTTTCTTGTGGACACTGCTCCCTGTAGTTGTGGTGTGGACAGTATGTGGACTTAGTTGTGACCGCTATGCCGCCATTTCTACGCCTTTACACTACTCGCGTCTCGTGAATACGCGACGAACAGTGGTCTTCTTGGCAGGCGGGTGGATGTTAGGAACAGTCCTAGCCTTGCCTCCACTGTTCGACACTTGTCGTTACGTTTACCGAGACCCTCGAGGTGCGTGTGTTGCCGCGTGCGCTACGGGAACACGCGCTGAGCTGAGTTATGCTGTTATCTACGTATCGCTGGCTGTTGTTGTTCCCGTCATGATCATTTTGTTGTGTAACTTGCACATCTTCAGCATTGCTCGCTACCACCGTCACCGAATCGTTACTGCCATTTACGAAGTGACCCTCCGCGCGCAAGCCACTGTAACTCACCAGCGTAACCCTTGCTACCTGTCCAAGTTCAAAGGTAAAAACGCGTTTTTTACGATAGCACAGCTGGTCGGATCGGTCGTGGTGCTAATTGTTCCTTATTTTAGTCTTATGATTTGGGAAGCTGTAACCGGAAGAGAAGGAAGCAACATCCTAGTTACCGTGACAACGATCATGCTGGGCTGTGTTCCTACCGTGAACGCCTATGTTTACGGTGTAAAAAGTCGAGTCCTGCGACATACCTTCAAGTTTCTCTTGCAGCGTCACCTATACAAACAGGAAGTAGACAGGACCAGCCATGCTGCTAGATCGACCATCAAGCGACGCTATTCAGCGCCAATAATTTCGACAACATGGAAGAGTGAGATGGGTAGTGTGGATAAACGGACCCTAACAAGGCGGTATTCTCACTGTTCGGTTCCGGCAATAGCTACAAACAGGTTAAAGGTCATGCAACCAACTCGGCCGAAGCCACTAGGCACTGGCAATACTCCATCTGCAGAACGAACCCAACAACAACGAACTACTCGCTCTGTAATTCATCTGTTGATTGAACCTGTGGACAAAGTGGTAGAAACTCACCTTTAGACTAGTCTTATTGACGCATATCAAAGCACAGTCGTAGATAAGTTATTGTATGCATCTAAGCGCAGCCATATCATTTTGTACTAACTTCTGTTGGATCAACGCACAGCCGTATACGAGTAAGTAGGCCTGCTTCTGAATAAATTATCGTGTTAAAAATTCTGTTATCAGAATTATGTGGAACTAATATAAATTCATTAATGAACATTTGACTTTCaacatttttactgtgtttttgaAGGTGAATGTTCTTCAAATGAGCTAGGTTCCGTAAACAAGGATAAACTTTATCACGACAAAAAACATTTTGAGTTTGGAACATTTAAACGATGTAAAAGACGTGATTGCGAAACATATTACGTTCTACGAAGTGTTGGTTTCTTAGTAATCATTCTTTAAGTATATTGCACGTTTCTACAGAAACTGTTAAACTTTATTGttagttacattataaaacatcaTGGTTAACAATACTGTTTACTACTCCAAGAGAGATCATTCTTTAAGAATACCGGATTTAACTGGATTAGTGAACTTATAGAATATCGATATTGACTGATGAAAATGTAATTGCgaaatgttgaagtaataaagGTACGCTCTGAAGACGTAGGCCctggttttatttacatttatatttaagcaAACTGTTTAGTATTCCAACATAATTCTTTTTACAGTATAATGTTAGTCGCATAAAAGATATCAAGTTTCAATCTCCTACTGAACAGGAAGTTATAAGTTAActgaaacactaaaataaaaaatgcacatGCGTTTTATTTCGATATTTCAAGGGGTAACTGTTATATAAAGTGATTTAATGAGCAGATAAAccagaaagtgtttgttttgtgacACACAAGCTTGCTCACCATCAATACTCCTACTCTAATTTCAGGCCATACTCTTGTGAATAGGAACGTTACTTCATTCAACatctgaaactgaaaggtacacAAACGTGAGACATTATGTACATTCATAAatctgtttctaaataaattattcttaccATATTTACCTCACAGTTTGGACAACCAGTGAGGTCTTCTGGATTAACAAAACGCATTATCTTTCTCTGCGGCTATCGGGATGTTCTGTACAATTTTTACGTATTTGCTACAAGAATAATTGGAGCATTTTATCTTACATGTAACCCAAACTGTTATGACATTTCTTACGCCTGTCGTAGGCCTAGGGCTCAGACAATCGTCTTTAAAGAGAGGCGTATCCTTTTTTTttcgtgtgttttgttttttggtatttctttaaatttttgagTTTTGTCTAGTGTCGCCGTGTATACTTATTAAATGTCCCCCGGTGTTATAGCAATATGCctacggacttccaacgctagGAATTGGGCACAGCAAGATGgcttattgtgcagctttgtgctaaattagaaacaaacaaacttattaaatttccctaataatttcaaaaactaaGGTACAAAACACTTCCCTTAAGTGAAAAACAGTGCTTACACCTGAAAACTAGAGAGACAATTGGCGTACCTGATACACTTAGATATGTATAACACCGAACGTTATAAGACACGTAATATCTGTAcgtttttcattataatttgacAGTAATAGCCATTACTATGACTTAATTAGTTTCGTGGTAATCTACACACCTAGTTTATTTGATTATTGTAGGAAACAAAACTAATGCTCGTCTTGTGTGAGAATAACTAggctgtttattaaaattatggaagagttttatactaattaaagaaactaaattCAGTCAGCTAAAACAACTCTTTTGTTAACAAGATTGTATGTGGATGCCATTAAGAATAGCCTAAACGTATTTGTTAGAATTCAAACATAGTGTTTTAACTAATTTATAGGGATTGGTGGGTGTACGGAATAGGCCCGGCCTAGCCAGATAATTAGGGCTCTCGATTCGTAATGTGAGGGATGTGGGATccgactccccgtcacaccaaacatgcttgccctttcagctatgggggcgttataatgttacgctcaatgttactattcgttggtaaaagtgaaCAGCtgccttctagttttacactgctaaattaaaaacgttttgtttgtttgttttgaatttcgctcaagctactcgagggctatctgcgctagccatcccttatttagcagtgtgagactagatagaagacagctagtcatcatcatccaacgccaactcttgggctactcttttaccaacgaatagtgagattgaccgtcacattataactccctcacggctgaaagggcgagcatgtttggtgcgaccgggattcgagcccgcgacccgcggattacgagtcgaaagccttaacacgcttgaccatgcggGGGCCAAATGAAAGACGACTATCAccgatagtcctcgtgtagctttgcgcgaaatacaaaaaggaaaaaagGATATACGCAATTGAAGGTGAATGAACAAAGGGAATGGTTGGTTGTTACTTTCGAAATAAAACATGGACAAGTGAGATGACCCAATATATATTGAAACGAAATTCTAGATTATCACTGGTCAGAACATAAAAGACCCGAGTagttacggcccggcatggccaagcgtgttgaggcgttcgacccacaataatccgagggtcgcgggttcgaatcccggtcgcaccaaacatgctcgccctttcagccgtggaggcgttataatgtgacggtcaatcccactattcgttggtaaaagagtagccca
Proteins encoded in this window:
- the LOC143253400 gene encoding olfactory receptor 6C75-like — encoded protein: MPHVIHIICACVTASLGLVFNGYIMIVLLWHNQGHVQRPNNILLLHLSLVDTVFCLVSLVSSCVFAVVVPIDSTPVGCTFHGFLWTLLPVVVVWTVCGLSCDRYAAISTPLHYSRLVNTRRTVVFLAGGWMLGTVLALPPLFDTCRYVYRDPRGACVAACATGTRAELSYAVIYVSLAVVVPVMIILLCNLHIFSIARYHRHRIVTAIYEVTLRAQATVTHQRNPCYLSKFKGKNAFFTIAQLVGSVVVLIVPYFSLMIWEAVTGREGSNILVTVTTIMLGCVPTVNAYVYGVKSRVLRHTFKFLLQRHLYKQEVDRTSHAARSTIKRRYSAPIISTTWKSEMGSVDKRTLTRRYSHCSVPAIATNRLKVMQPTRPKPLGTGNTPSAERTQQQRTTRSVIHLLIEPVDKVVETHL